A genomic window from Silene latifolia isolate original U9 population chromosome Y, ASM4854445v1, whole genome shotgun sequence includes:
- the LOC141629368 gene encoding uncharacterized protein LOC141629368, which produces MGGKIDHSVNRGRGPYTFRIGGENTHLIGSLLPKDDAPPKFCQLYIYDTEDELKHRKNALSSNNSIQFDDGLMTDLKQMLDRHNVLVKSFRMARDRIHQGSDGEVVALIVGDFENTIDSRDIVVEERCGRLQRISELHASYLALQYPILFPRGEDGHRLGIPHSQQSKTSTSNTTNTRDKLTLREWFAFCIQDRSIDKEYPTILLSGKAFQQFLADGCTMIESDRLKYIRFNQPKLRSENFKNLANAAAAGQTNPSSAGVRFIIPSSFVGGKGYMRETYQDTMTICWWCGYPDLFITFTCNPKWPEITRFVQKRGLRRRETDIVTRVFKLKLYELMRNFKELHIFGRTRAVVYTIEFQKRGLPHAHILLFLQRDDKFPEAVDVDHSPCMIDGICSKKFPKKFNERTTVDGDGYPVYMRRDNGRTIEKNGKEIHNGYVVPYNADLLLKYRAHINVEWCNQARSIKYLFKTPPVLRLDYHLPNEQNVIFHDEDPIDEVVERSSGGRTKFTAWLEYNNLKSDGRDLTYWEFPQKFVWKEKQKVWTPRHKGFTLGRMYHMSPNGGERYYLRTLLNFVKGPKSYEDIRTVNGFPHPTFKEACYALGLLGDDKEYIDAIKEASFWGTGCYLRNLFATLLLTNSLVKPELVWEETWKLLSDDILYRRRTELRNPVVYYQLMSLKKLFLRNFNYGKNFNMQISNSQTISCKLTHYPRLNHGCKEMAIADELAYDKDALNKEHEKLTSSMTDEQKSIYRKIMYSVYSGQGGVYFVYGYGGTGKTFLWKTLCAGMRSKGEIVIAVASSGIASILLPGGRTAHAKLSIPINIDENSTCHGIRPGTDLADLLIRAKLIIWDEAPMVNRYCFEALDRSMRDIMRTSSEGDPEKPFGGKVLKLTKNMRLQVGSAESDVDEIRQFSKWILEVGDGLAGGPNDGVASIELPEDILIQPGLDAIATIVESTYPSLKDHLGDHPYFTERAVLAPTHDVVEEVNDYVLDQIQKEEKVYLSSDEISKEETNYGVRELYSTEFLNSIRCSGLPNHRLKLKVGAIVMLLRNIDQANGLCNGTRMEVNHLGNRVISATVISGSHIGSKVYIPRITLTPTDVTRFPIKFERRQFPLAVCFAMTINKSQGQSLSRVGLYLPRPVFTHGQLYVAISRVTSRKGLKVLLLDEEGGMTNTTTNVVYKEIFEKL; this is translated from the exons ATGGGTGGCAAGATAGATCATTCGGTTAACCGAGGTAGGGGTCCTTACACATTTAGAATAGGTGGGGAAAATACACATTTAATTGGAAGCTTATTACCTAAGGATGACGCGCCACCAAAATTTTGTCAACTTTATATTTACGACACGGAAGATGAGTTGAAGCATAGAAAGAATGCACTAAG TTCTAATAACAGTATTCAGTTTGACGACGGTCTAATGACGGATTTGAAACAAATGCTTGATCGTCACAATGTTTTGGTAAAATCTTTTAGAATGGCAAGAGATCGGATACACCAAGGTTCTGATGGTGAG GTGGTCGCCCTAATTGTGGGAGATTTTGAGAACACAATTGATAGTAGGGACATTGTGGTTGAGGAACGATGTGGTAGACTACAACGTATCTCAGAGCTACATGCCTCTTATTTAGCCTTGCAGTACCCTATTCTCTTTCCGCGTGGAGAGGATGGTCATAGACTTGGTATCCCTCATAGTCAACAATCGAAAACATCCACAAGTAACACTACCAACACTAGGGATAAGTTAACCTTGAGGGAGTGGTTTGCTTTTTGCATTCAAGACAGATCAATAGACAAAGAATATCCAACTATTTTGCTGTCAG GTAAAGCATTTCAACAATTCCTAGCTGATGGTTGCACCATGATTGAATCTGACCGTCTGAAGTATATCCGTTTTAACCAACCAAAGTTGAGGTCCGAAAACTTCAAGAATTTAGCAAATGCTGCCGCTGCAGGACAAACAAATCCCTCCTCCGCTGGTGTTCGTTTCATTATCCCCTCATCATTCGTAGGGGGCAAGGGTTACATGAGAGAAACATATCAAGATACGATGACCATTTGCTGGTGGTGTGGGTATCCTGATTTGTTTATCACCTTCACATGCAACCCAAAATGGCCTGAAATTACTCGATTCGTTCAAAAAAGAGGACTACGGCGGAGGGAGACTGATATAGTTACTCGAGTATTTAAGTTGAAACTCTATGAGCTGATGCGCAACTTTAAAGAACTGCATATTTTTGGACGGACAAGGGCAG TTGTTTATACAATTGAATTCCAGAAACGTGGCCTCCCGCATGCGCAtattttgctatttttacaaAGGGATGACAAGTTCCCCGAAGCCGTCGATGTTGACC ATTCTCCATGCATGATTGATGGAATATGCTCGAAAAAATTTCCAAAGAAGTTTAATGAGAGAACTACTGTAGATGGTGATGGTTATCCAGTTTATATGAGAAGGGACAAtggaagaacaattgagaaaaATGGTAAAGAAATTCATAACGGATATGTCGTTCCATACAATGCAGATTTGTTGTTGAAGTATCGTGCTCACATTAATGTTGAATGGTGCAACCAAGCAAGATCAATCAAGTACTTATTCAA GACCCCCCCTGTTTTAAGGTTAGATTATCACCTACCTAATGAGCAAAACGTTATTTTCCATGATGAAGATCCAATCGACGAAGTTGTTGAAAGGTCTTCCGGAGGTAGAACAAAATTCACAGCTTGGTTGGAATATAATAATTTGAAATCTGATGGTAGAGATCTAACATATTGGGAATTTCCACAAAAATTTGTATGGAAAGAGAAACAAAAGGTATGGACTCCAAGGCATAAAGGTTTTACTCTTGGCCGGATGTATCATATGTCTCCAAATGGGGGTGAGAGGTACTATTTGAGAACCCTACTCAACTTTGTGAAAGGACCCAAATCATATGAAGATATTCGAACCGTAAATGGATTTCCTCACCCAACATTCAAGGAAGCTTGCTACGCTTTAGGCTTACTTGGTGATGATAAAGAGTATATTGATGCCATTAAAGAAGCAAGTTTTTGGGGGACGGGATGTTATCTTAGGAACCTTTTTGCAACTCTTTTGCTCACAAATAGCTTAGTGAAGCCTGAATTAGTGTGGGAGGAGACGTGGAAGTTATTATCAGATGACATCTTATATAGAAGACGAACTGAGCTGCGTAACCCAG TGGTTTATTATCAGCTGATGTCCTTGAAAAAGCTATTTCTACGCAATTTTAATTATGGTAAAAATTTTAACATGCAGATCTCCAACTCACAGACGATCAGTTGCAAACTTACACACTATCCGAGATTGAATCATGGTTGCAAAGAAATG GCTATCGCGGATGAGTTAGCTTATGATAAAGATGCTTTAAATAAGGAACATGAAAAGCTAACTTCTTCAATGACCGATGAACAGAAATCGATTTATAGAAAAATCATGTACTCTGTTTATAGTGGTCAAGGTGGTGTTTACTTTGTTTATGGGTATGGGGGAACCGGTAAGACCTTCCTCTGGAAAACATTATGCGCTGGAATGAGGTCCAAAGGTGAGATTGTCATAGCGGTTGCATCAAGTGGCATTGCATCTATCCTTCTTCCAGGGGGGCGGACAGCCCACGCAAAACTAAGCATACCTATTAATATTGACGAAAATTCCACCTGTCATGGGATACGACCAGGAACCGATTTGGCAGACCTATTAATAAGGGCAAAGCTTATCATATGGGACGAGGCACCTATGGTTAATCGTTATTGTTTTGAAgctcttgatagaagcatgagaGATATTATGAGAACTTCATCAGAAGGAGACCCTGAAAAACCATTCGGAGGAAAA GTTTTGAAGCTCACAAAAAATATGAGACTTCAAGTCGGAAGTGCAGAATCAGATGTTGATGAAATCAGACAATTTTCAAAGTGGATTCTCGAAGTTGGTGACGGTTTAGCAGGAGGGCCAAATGATGGTGTAGCTAGCATTGAGTTACCCGAAGATATACTTATACAACCGGGTTTAGATGCAATAGCCACCATTGTAGAGAGCACGTACCCATCTTTAAAAGATCACTTAGGTGACCATCCGTACTTCACTGAAAGAGCTGTACTCGCACCTACTCACGATGTTGTTGAGGAGGTAAACGACTATGTATTGGATCAAATTCAAAAGGAAGAAAAAGTTTACTTAAGCTCTGATGAAATAAGCAAGGAAGAGACGAATTATGGGGTTCGAGAACTTTATTCTACCGAGTTTCTTAACTCAATCAGATGTTCTGGTTTACCTAATCACAGATTAAAGCTGAAAGTTGGAGCTATAGTCATGCTCCTTAGAAACATTGACCAAGCAAATGGATTGTGCAATGGCACAAGAATGGAGGTAAATCATCTAGGAAATCGCGTTATAAGTGCTACCGTTATTTCTGGCAGTCATATCGGTAGCAAGGTCTATATTCCCCGCATCACCTTGACCCCTACCGATGTGACCAGGTTCCCAATTAAGTTTGAAAGAAGACAATTTCCTTTAGCAGTTTGCTTTGCAATGACTATTAACAAAAGTCAAGGGCAATCTCTATCCCGGGTTGGACTTTATCTTCCTAGACCAGTTTTTACCCATGGCCAATTGTACGTTGCTATATCTAGGGTTACAAGTAGGAAAGGTCTAAAAGTTTTGCTTCTAGACGAAGAAGGGGGAATGACTAATACAACAACGAATGTTGTTTACAAGGAGATATTCGAGAAACTGTAA